A single genomic interval of Gavia stellata isolate bGavSte3 chromosome 31, bGavSte3.hap2, whole genome shotgun sequence harbors:
- the FHIP2B gene encoding FHF complex subunit HOOK-interacting protein 2B yields MLSRLGALLQQAVETREPSVDLLEAFTEHWKGITGYYLEATDESIPARQTDIPWRLKQMLDILVYEEKQRPAGETGPCLEYLLQHKVLETLGTLGKAEYPPGMRQQVLLFFSQVLGQVQHPLLHYLNVHRPVQKLLQLSGDRLGSGTEKEEVQFAAVLCTKIKQDPTLLAYILEGKSILNGRRAQELPASPVEEGAEHPAGTAAGSPRAEPSPLRRDSNLVTSLVGLCKSKKSRVALKARENLLLLVGLAQEAAAACLVRSSALCQLLTEHLCDLYSAVPACTDPADVLGLERASWRSQGDAAGEGVFPGKESLAAFFSWLDYLDELVMGAHPVVADAITEAMEEKFFQGILQPQLLQMSELTVLSATAMLTVTVQQIRAPPLLHRLVLFLLGPDRHPETPGDSPHPLRTQLIDRCNHLSDEISLASLRLFEELLRKPHEHVARSLALRNLEARGYLQHGPPVPDERGSLEPDPDEDGLDLEEDPYFTDGFPDSGFGMAKKPLLGSASSGKGQVSEVVSSFLCLVPEEAKTSSCMEEGGYDTYVHDALGMVQACHASAAPWGWPPAPRPLDACHPEAAFYEGHFLKVLFDRMTRILDQPYSLNLQVTSVLSRLAAFPHPHLHEYLLDPYLNLAPGCRSLFSVLVRVIGDLMQRLQRVPHFRAKLLLVRQQLMGLEPGEQMDHAMLFKGVVVLEEFCKELAAIALVKGPPEGPP; encoded by the exons ATGCTGAGCCGTCTGGGCGCGCTGCTGCAGCAGGCGGTGGAGACg CGGGAGCCCAGCGTGGACCTGCTGGAAGCTTTCACCGAGCACTGGAAGGGCATCACCGGCTACTACCTGGAGGCGACGG ACGAGAGCATCCCTGCCAGACAGACGGACATTCCCTGGCGCCTCAAGCAGATGCTGGACATCCTGGTGTACGAGGAGAAGCAGCGCCCGGCGGGGGAGACCGGGCCGTGCCTCGagtacctgctgcagcacaagGTCCTGGAGACCCTCGGCACGCTGGGCAAGGCGGAG tacccccccGGGATGAGGCAGCAggtcctcctcttcttcagccAGGTGCTGGGGCAGGTCCAGCACCCGCTCCTGCACTACCTCAACGTGCACAGGCCGGTGCAG aaGCTGCTCCAGCTCAGTGGCGACCGCCTGGGCTCCGGCACGGAGAAGGAGGAGGTGCAGTTCGCGGCCGTCCTCTGCACGAAGATCAAGCAGGATCCCACCCTGCTGGCATACATCCTGGAG ggCAAGAGCATCCTGAATGGGAGGagagcccaggagctgcccgCCAGCCCCGTGGAAGAGGGTGCAGAGCATCCCGCAGGCACCGCTGCCGGCTCCCCCCGAGCCGAGCCCTCCCCGCTACGGAGGGACAGCAACCTCGTCACGTCTTTGGTGGGGCTCTGCAAGAGCAAG AAGAGCAGGGTCGCGCTGAAGGCTCGGGAAAACCTGCTCTTGCTCGTCGGGCTCGCCCAGGAGgcggctgctgcctgcctggtgCGGAGCAGCGCCCTGTGCCAGCTGCTGACCGAGCATCTCTGTGACCTCTACAGCGCCGTGCCCGCCTGCACTGACCCCGCCGACGTCCTCGGCTTGGAGAGGGCCAGCTGGAG GTCGCAGGGTGATGCTGCCGGCGAGGGGGTTTTCCCGGGGAAGGAAAGCCTGGCTGCCTTCTTCAGCTGGCTGGACTACCTCGATGAGCTGGTGATGGGCGCCCACCCG GTCGTGGCGGATGCCATCACCGAGGCCATGGAGGAAAAGTTTTTCCAAGGCATCCTGCAGCCGCAGCTCCTGCAGAT GTCGGAGCTCACCGTCCTCAGCGCCACGGCCATGCTGACGGTCACGGTGCAGCAGATCCGCGCACCACCCCTGCTCCACCGCCTCGTGCTCTTCCTGCTGGGGCCCGACCGGCACCCCGAGACCCCTGGGGACTCCCCCCACCCTCTGCGCACCCAGCTCATCGACCGCTGCAACCACCTCTCCGATGAG ATCAGCCTGGCCAGCCTGCGGCTCTTCGAGGAGCTCCTGCGGAAACCCCACGAGCACGTGGCACGCAGCCTGGCGCTGAGGAACCTGGAGGCGAGGGGCTACCTGCAGCACGGACCCCCGGTGCCCGATGAGCGCGGATCCCTGGAGCCGGACCCCGACGAGGACGGGCT AGACTTAGAGGAGGATCCCTATTTCACCGACGGATTCCCAGACAGCGGCTTTGGGATGGCGAAAAAGCCTCTGCTGGGATCAGCCTCGTCGGGGAAGGGGCAAGTGAGCGAGGTGGTCAGCAG CTTCCTCTGCCTGGTCCCCGAGGAGGCGAAGACCTCCTCATGCATGGAGGAAGGCGGCTACGACACCTACGTGCATGATGCCCTGGGCATG GTCCAGGCGTGCCATGCCAGCGCGGCCCCGTGGGGgtggcccccggccccccggcccctcgACGCCTGCCACCCCGAAGCGGCGTTTTACGAGGGCCATTTCCTCAAGGTGCTGTTTGACCGGATGACCCGGATCCTGGACCAG ccctaCAGCCTGAACCTGCAGGTGACCTCGGTGCTGTCCCGCCTGGCCGccttcccccatccccacctccaCGAGTACCTGCTGGACCCCTACCTCAACCTGGCACCCGGCTGCCGCTCGCTCTTCTCCGTCCTCGTCAGG GTGATCGGGGACCTGATGCAGCGGCTCCAGCGTGTGCCCCATTTCAGGGCTAAGCTGCTCCTGGTGCGCCAGCAGCTCATGGGGTTGGAGCCCGGAGAGCA GATGGACCACGCGATGCTCTTCAAGGGGGTGGTGGTGCTGGAGGAGTTCTGCAAGGAGCTGGCTGCTATCGCCCTGGTCAAGGGACCGCCGGAGGGGCCCCCCTGA